A region from the Salvia splendens isolate huo1 chromosome 15, SspV2, whole genome shotgun sequence genome encodes:
- the LOC121768298 gene encoding cyclin-dependent kinase G-2-like isoform X3, producing the protein MSKMENGYRRGDFERVRNGARDYERGQLRARGRAGWVARGKLRQKDAKEMNGGCHSTSSRSDSGNSGGEPRKCDPAVLAVDREPGELYSDGSDEAVDSGAQASRETDSKTMETSSKLSPLQTRKRKFSPIIWDRDDRETSRAIKSRSTLDTDPINESPELVKSNHDLAQLKPSANEKASATDDDEINDGGVNLESPSIVDLRSGTAEVPSETYSQQFEGDQRVNSVEMGTVDEDDYPPARTVVSSRWASDAESPADEGEISDYEKMPKLRSKSSSELGDTREHSKSISPEIRQVRREGSETTRGRSSGSVEHIRSSSRDSYQENDDINDYMVTDDNCNHDGASIIESETESEGYPDSPITPAQPPRRSVNMLQGCRSVDEFERLNKIDEGTYGVVFRARDKKTGEIVALKKVKMEKEREGFPLTSLREINILLSFDYPSIVDVKEVVVGSNLDSIFMVMEYMEHDLKALMETMKQPFSQSEVKCLMIQLLEGVKYLHDNWVLHRDLKTSNLLLNNRGELKICDLGLARQYGSPLKPYTHLVVTLWYRAPELLLGAKLYSTAIDMWSLGCIMAELLSKEPLFNGKTEVEQLDKIFRILGTPNETIWPGFSKLPGVKVNFVKHQYNLLRRKFPATSFTGSPVLSDTGFDLLNRLLTYDPDKRISAEEALNHEWFSEVPLPKSKEFMPTFPAHHAQDRYLHPHHAYAKSNEESGPIGRATEKRVATRRTGHCWSLWSIGIIFMLY; encoded by the exons ATGTCGAAGATGGAAAATGGGTATAGAAGAGGGGATTTTGAACGGGTTAGGAATGGAGCTCGGGACTATGAAAGAGGTCAGCTACGGGCTCGGGGTCGAGCTGGCTGGGTAGCCAGGGGCAAGCTCAGACAGAAGGATGCCAAAGAAATGAATGGTGGATGCCACTCCACTTCCAGTCGAAGTGATTCTGGAAATAGTGGTGGTGAACCAAGGAAATGTGACCCTGCAGTATTAGCTGTGGATCGAGAGCCTGGGGAGCTTTATAGCGATGGGTCTGATGAGGCAGTTGATTCGGGAGCTCAAGCTAGTAGAGAAACTGATTCTAAAACTATGGAAACTTCTAGCAAATTATCTCCTCTCCAGACCAGGAAGCGGAAGTTCTCGCCTATTATTTGGGATAGAGATGATAGGGAGACAAGTAGAGCTATCAAAAGTAGGAGTACTTTGGATACTGATCCTATCAATGAATCGCCAGAATTGGTTAAGTCTAATCACGACTTGGCTCAGCTTAAACCTAGTGCAAATGAGAAGGCTTCAGCCACAGATGATGATGAGATTAATGATGGTGGGGTTAATTTAGAATCACCTTCTATTGTTGACTTGAGATCTGGAACAGCTGAAGTCCCTTCGGAAACATATTCACAGCAATTTGAAGGAGATCAGCGAGTTAATAGCGTGGAAATGGGGACAGTAGATGAAGATGATTATCCACCCGCACGAACTGTAGTATCTTCTCGTTGGGCTAGTGATGCTGAGTCTCCAGCTGATGAAGGTGAGATTTCTGACTATGAAAAGATGCCTAAACTGAGGAGCAAGTCCAGTTCAGAGTTAGGTGATACAAGGGAACATAGTAAATCAATAAGTCCAGAAATCAGGCAGGTCAGAAGAGAAGGTTCTGAAACGACTAGAGGGAGGTCCTCAGGGTCGGTGGAACACATTAGGTCTTCCAGTAGAGATAGTTACCAAGAAAACGATGACATCAATGACTACATGGTGACTGATGATAATTGCAATCATGATGGTGCTAGCATCATTGAGTCTGAAACTGAGTCTGAGGGCTATCCTGATTCTCCTATTACACCAGCACAACCCCCACGAAGGAGTGTGAATATGCTTCAAGGATGCAGAAGTGTTGATGAGTTTGAGAGACTCAACAAGATAGACGAAGGTACTTATGGGGTCGTGTTTAGGGCCAGGGATAAGAAGACTGGAGAAATTGTTGCTTTGAAGAAGGTGAAgatggagaaagagagagaagggtTTCCATTAACGTCACTCCGGGAAATAAACATTCTTCTATCTTTTGATTACCCCTCGATTGTGGATGTGAAAGAAGTGGTTGTGGGAAGCAACCTTGACAGCATTTTTATGGTCATGGAGTACATGGAACATGATCTTAAGGCATTGATGGAGACTATGAAGCAACCTTTTAGTCAAAGTGAGGTTAAATGTCTGATGATTCAGCTTTTAGAAGGTGTCAAGTATCTCCACGATAACTGGGTGCTTCACCGGGATCTAAAGACATCCAATTTGCTCTTAAACAATCGTGGTGAGTTGAAGATTTGTGACTTAGGCCTAGCTCGTCAGTATGGCAGTCCATTGAAACCATATACCCATTTGGTAGTCACCCTTTGGTACAG GGCGCCAGAACTTCTTTTGGGAGCCAAACTATATTCCACGGCAATAGATATGTGGTCTCTGGGGTGTATTATGGCTGAGCTATTATCAAAGGAACCACTATTCAATGGGAAGACAGAGGTTGAGCAACTGGACAAG ATATTCAGGATCCTCGGCACTCCAAATGAGACAATCTGGCCTGGGTTTTCAAAACTCCCGGGAGTCAAGGTGAACTTCGTCAAGCATCA GTATAACCTATTAAGGCGGAAGTTCCCGGCAACTTCTTTCACCGGGTCGCCTGTTCTCTCTGATACTGGATTCGACCTCTTGAACAGGCTTCTGACATACGATCCTGATAAG CGTATCAGTGCTGAAGAAGCTCTCAATCATGAATGGTTCAGCGAAGTCCCTCTTCCAAAGTCGAAGGAGTTTATGCCTACTTTTCCTGCTCACCATGCACAAGATAGGTATTTGCATCCTCATCAT GCGTATGCGAAGAGTAATGAAGAGTCCGGACCCATTGGAAGAGCAACGGAGAAAAGAGTTGCAACAAGGAGAACTGGGCACTGCTGGTCTCTTTGGTCAATAGGCATCATTTTCATGTTGTATTAA
- the LOC121768298 gene encoding cyclin-dependent kinase G-2-like isoform X2, with translation MAAGKRGGYRENEYRGRESEVEMSKMENGYRRGDFERVRNGARDYERGQLRARGRAGWVARGKLRQKDAKEMNGGCHSTSSRSDSGNSGGEPRKCDPAVLAVDREPGELYSDGSDEAVDSGAQASRETDSKTMETSSKLSPLQTRKRKFSPIIWDRDDRETSRAIKSRSTLDTDPINESPELVKSNHDLAQLKPSANEKASATDDDEINDGGVNLESPSIVDLRSGTAEVPSETYSQQFEGDQRVNSVEMGTVDEDDYPPARTVVSSRWASDAESPADEGEISDYEKMPKLRSKSSSELGDTREHSKSISPEIRQVRREGSETTRGRSSGSVEHIRSSSRDSYQENDDINDYMVTDDNCNHDGASIIESETESEGYPDSPITPAQPPRRSVNMLQGCRSVDEFERLNKIDEGTYGVVFRARDKKTGEIVALKKVKMEKEREGFPLTSLREINILLSFDYPSIVDVKEVVVGSNLDSIFMVMEYMEHDLKALMETMKQPFSQSEVKCLMIQLLEGVKYLHDNWVLHRDLKTSNLLLNNRGELKICDLGLARQYGSPLKPYTHLVVTLWYRAPELLLGAKLYSTAIDMWSLGCIMAELLSKEPLFNGKTEVEQLDKIFRILGTPNETIWPGFSKLPGVKVNFVKHQYNLLRRKFPATSFTGSPVLSDTGFDLLNRLLTYDPDKRISAEEALNHEWFSEVPLPKSKEFMPTFPAHHAQDRRMRRVMKSPDPLEEQRRKELQQGELGTAGLFGQ, from the exons ATGGCTGCTGGAAAACGTGGTGGTTacagagaaaatgaatataggGGTCGCGAGAGTGAAGTTGAGATGTCGAAGATGGAAAATGGGTATAGAAGAGGGGATTTTGAACGGGTTAGGAATGGAGCTCGGGACTATGAAAGAGGTCAGCTACGGGCTCGGGGTCGAGCTGGCTGGGTAGCCAGGGGCAAGCTCAGACAGAAGGATGCCAAAGAAATGAATGGTGGATGCCACTCCACTTCCAGTCGAAGTGATTCTGGAAATAGTGGTGGTGAACCAAGGAAATGTGACCCTGCAGTATTAGCTGTGGATCGAGAGCCTGGGGAGCTTTATAGCGATGGGTCTGATGAGGCAGTTGATTCGGGAGCTCAAGCTAGTAGAGAAACTGATTCTAAAACTATGGAAACTTCTAGCAAATTATCTCCTCTCCAGACCAGGAAGCGGAAGTTCTCGCCTATTATTTGGGATAGAGATGATAGGGAGACAAGTAGAGCTATCAAAAGTAGGAGTACTTTGGATACTGATCCTATCAATGAATCGCCAGAATTGGTTAAGTCTAATCACGACTTGGCTCAGCTTAAACCTAGTGCAAATGAGAAGGCTTCAGCCACAGATGATGATGAGATTAATGATGGTGGGGTTAATTTAGAATCACCTTCTATTGTTGACTTGAGATCTGGAACAGCTGAAGTCCCTTCGGAAACATATTCACAGCAATTTGAAGGAGATCAGCGAGTTAATAGCGTGGAAATGGGGACAGTAGATGAAGATGATTATCCACCCGCACGAACTGTAGTATCTTCTCGTTGGGCTAGTGATGCTGAGTCTCCAGCTGATGAAGGTGAGATTTCTGACTATGAAAAGATGCCTAAACTGAGGAGCAAGTCCAGTTCAGAGTTAGGTGATACAAGGGAACATAGTAAATCAATAAGTCCAGAAATCAGGCAGGTCAGAAGAGAAGGTTCTGAAACGACTAGAGGGAGGTCCTCAGGGTCGGTGGAACACATTAGGTCTTCCAGTAGAGATAGTTACCAAGAAAACGATGACATCAATGACTACATGGTGACTGATGATAATTGCAATCATGATGGTGCTAGCATCATTGAGTCTGAAACTGAGTCTGAGGGCTATCCTGATTCTCCTATTACACCAGCACAACCCCCACGAAGGAGTGTGAATATGCTTCAAGGATGCAGAAGTGTTGATGAGTTTGAGAGACTCAACAAGATAGACGAAGGTACTTATGGGGTCGTGTTTAGGGCCAGGGATAAGAAGACTGGAGAAATTGTTGCTTTGAAGAAGGTGAAgatggagaaagagagagaagggtTTCCATTAACGTCACTCCGGGAAATAAACATTCTTCTATCTTTTGATTACCCCTCGATTGTGGATGTGAAAGAAGTGGTTGTGGGAAGCAACCTTGACAGCATTTTTATGGTCATGGAGTACATGGAACATGATCTTAAGGCATTGATGGAGACTATGAAGCAACCTTTTAGTCAAAGTGAGGTTAAATGTCTGATGATTCAGCTTTTAGAAGGTGTCAAGTATCTCCACGATAACTGGGTGCTTCACCGGGATCTAAAGACATCCAATTTGCTCTTAAACAATCGTGGTGAGTTGAAGATTTGTGACTTAGGCCTAGCTCGTCAGTATGGCAGTCCATTGAAACCATATACCCATTTGGTAGTCACCCTTTGGTACAG GGCGCCAGAACTTCTTTTGGGAGCCAAACTATATTCCACGGCAATAGATATGTGGTCTCTGGGGTGTATTATGGCTGAGCTATTATCAAAGGAACCACTATTCAATGGGAAGACAGAGGTTGAGCAACTGGACAAG ATATTCAGGATCCTCGGCACTCCAAATGAGACAATCTGGCCTGGGTTTTCAAAACTCCCGGGAGTCAAGGTGAACTTCGTCAAGCATCA GTATAACCTATTAAGGCGGAAGTTCCCGGCAACTTCTTTCACCGGGTCGCCTGTTCTCTCTGATACTGGATTCGACCTCTTGAACAGGCTTCTGACATACGATCCTGATAAG CGTATCAGTGCTGAAGAAGCTCTCAATCATGAATGGTTCAGCGAAGTCCCTCTTCCAAAGTCGAAGGAGTTTATGCCTACTTTTCCTGCTCACCATGCACAAGATAG GCGTATGCGAAGAGTAATGAAGAGTCCGGACCCATTGGAAGAGCAACGGAGAAAAGAGTTGCAACAAGGAGAACTGGGCACTGCTGGTCTCTTTGGTCAATAG
- the LOC121768298 gene encoding cyclin-dependent kinase G-2-like isoform X1, whose amino-acid sequence MAAGKRGGYRENEYRGRESEVEMSKMENGYRRGDFERVRNGARDYERGQLRARGRAGWVARGKLRQKDAKEMNGGCHSTSSRSDSGNSGGEPRKCDPAVLAVDREPGELYSDGSDEAVDSGAQASRETDSKTMETSSKLSPLQTRKRKFSPIIWDRDDRETSRAIKSRSTLDTDPINESPELVKSNHDLAQLKPSANEKASATDDDEINDGGVNLESPSIVDLRSGTAEVPSETYSQQFEGDQRVNSVEMGTVDEDDYPPARTVVSSRWASDAESPADEGEISDYEKMPKLRSKSSSELGDTREHSKSISPEIRQVRREGSETTRGRSSGSVEHIRSSSRDSYQENDDINDYMVTDDNCNHDGASIIESETESEGYPDSPITPAQPPRRSVNMLQGCRSVDEFERLNKIDEGTYGVVFRARDKKTGEIVALKKVKMEKEREGFPLTSLREINILLSFDYPSIVDVKEVVVGSNLDSIFMVMEYMEHDLKALMETMKQPFSQSEVKCLMIQLLEGVKYLHDNWVLHRDLKTSNLLLNNRGELKICDLGLARQYGSPLKPYTHLVVTLWYRAPELLLGAKLYSTAIDMWSLGCIMAELLSKEPLFNGKTEVEQLDKIFRILGTPNETIWPGFSKLPGVKVNFVKHQYNLLRRKFPATSFTGSPVLSDTGFDLLNRLLTYDPDKRISAEEALNHEWFSEVPLPKSKEFMPTFPAHHAQDRYLHPHHAYAKSNEESGPIGRATEKRVATRRTGHCWSLWSIGIIFMLY is encoded by the exons ATGGCTGCTGGAAAACGTGGTGGTTacagagaaaatgaatataggGGTCGCGAGAGTGAAGTTGAGATGTCGAAGATGGAAAATGGGTATAGAAGAGGGGATTTTGAACGGGTTAGGAATGGAGCTCGGGACTATGAAAGAGGTCAGCTACGGGCTCGGGGTCGAGCTGGCTGGGTAGCCAGGGGCAAGCTCAGACAGAAGGATGCCAAAGAAATGAATGGTGGATGCCACTCCACTTCCAGTCGAAGTGATTCTGGAAATAGTGGTGGTGAACCAAGGAAATGTGACCCTGCAGTATTAGCTGTGGATCGAGAGCCTGGGGAGCTTTATAGCGATGGGTCTGATGAGGCAGTTGATTCGGGAGCTCAAGCTAGTAGAGAAACTGATTCTAAAACTATGGAAACTTCTAGCAAATTATCTCCTCTCCAGACCAGGAAGCGGAAGTTCTCGCCTATTATTTGGGATAGAGATGATAGGGAGACAAGTAGAGCTATCAAAAGTAGGAGTACTTTGGATACTGATCCTATCAATGAATCGCCAGAATTGGTTAAGTCTAATCACGACTTGGCTCAGCTTAAACCTAGTGCAAATGAGAAGGCTTCAGCCACAGATGATGATGAGATTAATGATGGTGGGGTTAATTTAGAATCACCTTCTATTGTTGACTTGAGATCTGGAACAGCTGAAGTCCCTTCGGAAACATATTCACAGCAATTTGAAGGAGATCAGCGAGTTAATAGCGTGGAAATGGGGACAGTAGATGAAGATGATTATCCACCCGCACGAACTGTAGTATCTTCTCGTTGGGCTAGTGATGCTGAGTCTCCAGCTGATGAAGGTGAGATTTCTGACTATGAAAAGATGCCTAAACTGAGGAGCAAGTCCAGTTCAGAGTTAGGTGATACAAGGGAACATAGTAAATCAATAAGTCCAGAAATCAGGCAGGTCAGAAGAGAAGGTTCTGAAACGACTAGAGGGAGGTCCTCAGGGTCGGTGGAACACATTAGGTCTTCCAGTAGAGATAGTTACCAAGAAAACGATGACATCAATGACTACATGGTGACTGATGATAATTGCAATCATGATGGTGCTAGCATCATTGAGTCTGAAACTGAGTCTGAGGGCTATCCTGATTCTCCTATTACACCAGCACAACCCCCACGAAGGAGTGTGAATATGCTTCAAGGATGCAGAAGTGTTGATGAGTTTGAGAGACTCAACAAGATAGACGAAGGTACTTATGGGGTCGTGTTTAGGGCCAGGGATAAGAAGACTGGAGAAATTGTTGCTTTGAAGAAGGTGAAgatggagaaagagagagaagggtTTCCATTAACGTCACTCCGGGAAATAAACATTCTTCTATCTTTTGATTACCCCTCGATTGTGGATGTGAAAGAAGTGGTTGTGGGAAGCAACCTTGACAGCATTTTTATGGTCATGGAGTACATGGAACATGATCTTAAGGCATTGATGGAGACTATGAAGCAACCTTTTAGTCAAAGTGAGGTTAAATGTCTGATGATTCAGCTTTTAGAAGGTGTCAAGTATCTCCACGATAACTGGGTGCTTCACCGGGATCTAAAGACATCCAATTTGCTCTTAAACAATCGTGGTGAGTTGAAGATTTGTGACTTAGGCCTAGCTCGTCAGTATGGCAGTCCATTGAAACCATATACCCATTTGGTAGTCACCCTTTGGTACAG GGCGCCAGAACTTCTTTTGGGAGCCAAACTATATTCCACGGCAATAGATATGTGGTCTCTGGGGTGTATTATGGCTGAGCTATTATCAAAGGAACCACTATTCAATGGGAAGACAGAGGTTGAGCAACTGGACAAG ATATTCAGGATCCTCGGCACTCCAAATGAGACAATCTGGCCTGGGTTTTCAAAACTCCCGGGAGTCAAGGTGAACTTCGTCAAGCATCA GTATAACCTATTAAGGCGGAAGTTCCCGGCAACTTCTTTCACCGGGTCGCCTGTTCTCTCTGATACTGGATTCGACCTCTTGAACAGGCTTCTGACATACGATCCTGATAAG CGTATCAGTGCTGAAGAAGCTCTCAATCATGAATGGTTCAGCGAAGTCCCTCTTCCAAAGTCGAAGGAGTTTATGCCTACTTTTCCTGCTCACCATGCACAAGATAGGTATTTGCATCCTCATCAT GCGTATGCGAAGAGTAATGAAGAGTCCGGACCCATTGGAAGAGCAACGGAGAAAAGAGTTGCAACAAGGAGAACTGGGCACTGCTGGTCTCTTTGGTCAATAGGCATCATTTTCATGTTGTATTAA
- the LOC121769501 gene encoding uncharacterized protein At3g61260-like has product MRSIEDKGCVNSCPIEENAGGSSCMIFDFKKGGGAVSRPSPHHRSSLGKPTPSKWDDAQKWLVNLSRGERNQAKASPRDSNADDRHLIASASRKEWAAEAEDGAGDGGDKYKNVECDESVWRGGGKGESSPKSVVRAICLRDMGTEMTPIGSKEPSRAATPIRASSPTVSGSSSPVIRNTGRDTGPILAPRMEEPVRDSGSTGHLRNGVKVDEIKVDDNSKALNPLEARAAAWEEAERAKYTARYKREEMRIEAWENHQKKKAEVENRKAEVKAEQVKRRAKEKLNQKIASTRRVAEERRAAAEAKLNENAMKTSERGDYIRRNGHLPSSFSFYFSSCAW; this is encoded by the exons atgagATCCATAGAGGATAAGGGGTGTGTGAACAGCTGCCCCATAGAGGAGAATGCAGGTGGCAGCAGTTGTATGATCTTTGATTTCAAGAAGGGCGGCGGGGCGGTGAGCCGGCCGTCGCCTCACCACCGCTCTTCGTTGGGGAAGCCGACGCCTTCGAAATGGGACGATGCTCAAAAGTGGCTTGTCAATCTGTCTAGAGGTGAGAGGAATCAAGCCAAGGCCTCTCCCCGCGACTCGAACGCCGATGACCGGCATTTGATCGCCTCCGCGTCTCGGAAGGAGTGGGCAGCTGAGGCCGAAGATGGGGCCGGGGATGGAGGGGATAAGTATAAGAATGTTGAGTGTGATGAGTCAGTGTGGAGAGGAGGGGGTAAGGGAGAGAGTAGCCCTAAATCAGTGGTGAGGGCTATATGTTTGAGGGATATGGGGACTGAGATGACCCCAATTGGTAGTAAAGAGCCCTCTCGGGCAGCTACTCCTATTAGGGCTAGTAGTCCGACTGTGTCGGGCTCATCTAGCCCTGTGATTCGTAACACTGGTCGAGACACTGGTCCCATCCTGGCTCCGAGGATGGAAGAACCGGTCAGGGACAGTGGCTCGACCGGTCATTTGAGGAATGGTGTGAAGGTAGATGAGATTAAGGTCGATGACAATTCTAAGGCGTTGAATCCCTTGGAAGCTCGAGCCGCGGCTTGGGAGGAAGCCGAACGGGCCAAGTACACGGCAAG GTACAAACGTGAAGAGATGAGGATTGAAGCATGGGAAAATCATCAGAAAAAGAAGGCAGAGGTGGAGAATCGGAAGGCAGAG GTTAAAGCGGAGCAGGTGAAAAGGCGTGCAAAAGAAAAGTTGAATCAGAAAATAGCAAGTACGCGAAGAGTAGCGGAGGAGAGACGCGCAGCCGCAGAAGCTAAACTCAATGAGAATGCTATGAAGACTTCAGAGAGAGGAGATTATATAAGAAGAAATGGCCATCTTCCCTCTTCTTTCTCATTTTACTTCTCCTCTTGTGCTTGGTAG